Proteins found in one Pseudomonas sp. P8_241 genomic segment:
- a CDS encoding two-component system response regulator: MNRPTHRPTVLVVDDMPANLQLISELLGERYHVRVASSGAQALKSVERSMPDLILLDVVMPEMDGHDVCRTLKSDPKLCDVPVLFLSARNQDEDECLGFELGAADYLNKPINPPILLARVQTQIRLKATTDLLRLHNDYLDKEVVARTRELQATHDVTILALASLAETRDNETGNHLRRTQHYVRALAEKLRNHPRFRPYLDQQTIELMFKSAPLHDIGKVGIADQILLKPGRFEPAEFEIMKTHARLGYQALVHAEELLGAQVPFLRIAKEIALCHHEKWDGSGYPSGLAGEAIPVSARLMAVADVYDAVISRRVYKSEMTHQTAVAIIRDGAGRHFDPAVAAAFMALEKEFEQIAERYADTAAEEPLEAMFG; the protein is encoded by the coding sequence TTGAACCGTCCAACCCACAGGCCCACCGTATTAGTAGTCGATGATATGCCGGCCAATCTGCAGCTGATCAGTGAGCTGCTTGGTGAGCGTTATCACGTGCGCGTGGCTAGCAGCGGGGCGCAGGCGTTGAAAAGCGTCGAACGGTCGATGCCCGATCTGATCCTGCTGGATGTGGTGATGCCCGAGATGGATGGCCATGATGTCTGCCGTACGCTTAAGAGCGATCCGAAGCTCTGTGACGTGCCGGTGTTGTTTCTTTCCGCCAGGAATCAGGACGAAGACGAATGCCTGGGCTTCGAGCTGGGAGCGGCCGATTACCTGAACAAACCGATCAACCCGCCAATACTGCTGGCACGAGTGCAGACACAGATACGCTTGAAGGCGACAACGGACCTGTTGCGCTTGCATAACGACTATCTCGATAAGGAAGTAGTGGCGCGCACCCGTGAGTTACAAGCCACCCATGATGTGACCATTCTGGCCCTTGCGTCATTGGCCGAGACGCGTGACAACGAGACCGGCAATCACTTGCGCCGAACGCAGCATTATGTTCGAGCGCTGGCTGAGAAACTGCGTAATCACCCGCGATTCAGGCCTTATCTAGATCAACAAACTATCGAGCTGATGTTCAAATCAGCACCGCTGCATGACATCGGCAAGGTCGGAATAGCTGATCAGATCCTGCTCAAACCAGGGCGCTTTGAGCCCGCCGAATTCGAGATCATGAAAACGCATGCCCGATTGGGGTATCAGGCTCTGGTGCATGCTGAGGAGCTTTTGGGAGCGCAAGTGCCCTTCCTGCGCATCGCCAAGGAAATTGCCCTGTGCCACCACGAAAAATGGGATGGCAGCGGTTACCCCAGCGGTCTGGCCGGTGAGGCCATTCCCGTGAGCGCCCGCCTGATGGCGGTCGCCGATGTCTACGACGCGGTCATCAGCCGGCGGGTGTACAAATCGGAAATGACCCACCAGACGGCAGTTGCGATCATCCGTGATGGTGCCGGCCGGCATTTTGATCCGGCAGTCGCGGCGGCGTTCATGGCGCTGGAAAAAGAGTTTGAGCAAATCGCCGAGCGCTACGCCGACACTGCTGCAGAAGAGCCCCTTGAGGCCATGTTCGGTTAA
- a CDS encoding GGDEF domain-containing protein → MSWVVENARTIKRVCWVFVVILSLLTVIGIADRFQRQRVMFLEGQQALLTQRSAWNYSNLVRQQQTHKLQQTLLEADPPPPGCLSDEYIAMQQRTTEIQSAGVDELKQFTLRVPIHQVAPLPSPQRPRLSLQEGQIQMTSRQLLGYSCGGGDVVIQETQTRLQAQPLPPRTAAGPAFVDRLVVHVAVTDDQMPTWYFDIHFTPNNAEYIPATGAGWPASLPTEGPDQERFVRQFSNLHQGLQMRYYSEPLVENFLPQFLKWNSFGMLLLVGIIMCLLMINWLVMHLVDSSVVQYRAATRDYLTGLYNRRAAISIAEAELARATRKPSSLCVLMVDIDHFKLVNDTYGHDGGDEVLKFFAQLLNQTLRQPDLVARFGGEEFLIVLPDTDLTGAQTMAERLLQTLHNSMLEYGGRSFGVTCSMGVAAWRGPEENFSTLLVRADLLLYQAKQQGRDRYVSEYCRTPSLHTHV, encoded by the coding sequence ATGAGTTGGGTCGTTGAGAACGCGCGCACGATCAAGCGCGTTTGCTGGGTGTTTGTGGTCATATTGTCGTTGCTGACGGTCATAGGGATCGCCGACCGTTTTCAGCGCCAACGCGTAATGTTTCTGGAAGGGCAGCAGGCGCTGCTCACTCAGCGAAGCGCCTGGAATTATTCCAACCTGGTGCGTCAGCAGCAGACCCATAAACTGCAACAAACGCTGCTTGAGGCCGATCCACCTCCGCCTGGGTGCTTATCAGATGAATACATTGCCATGCAACAGCGCACCACGGAGATCCAGTCGGCGGGTGTGGACGAACTGAAACAGTTCACATTACGGGTGCCGATACACCAGGTGGCGCCTCTGCCTTCCCCTCAGAGGCCACGCCTGAGTTTACAAGAGGGCCAGATTCAGATGACCAGCCGGCAGCTCTTGGGCTATAGCTGCGGCGGCGGGGACGTGGTGATTCAGGAAACGCAAACCCGGTTACAGGCACAGCCGCTGCCGCCTCGCACGGCGGCAGGTCCGGCATTTGTCGATAGGCTCGTCGTGCATGTGGCGGTGACAGACGATCAGATGCCAACCTGGTACTTTGACATCCACTTCACCCCCAATAACGCGGAATATATCCCCGCCACAGGCGCTGGTTGGCCGGCCTCGCTCCCGACTGAGGGGCCAGATCAGGAACGGTTTGTCCGGCAGTTTTCGAACCTGCACCAAGGGCTGCAGATGCGCTATTACAGCGAGCCACTGGTCGAGAATTTTTTGCCCCAGTTTCTTAAATGGAACAGCTTCGGGATGTTACTGCTGGTGGGGATAATCATGTGTTTACTGATGATTAACTGGCTGGTGATGCATCTTGTCGATTCCAGTGTGGTGCAATATAGAGCAGCTACCCGCGACTACCTTACCGGGTTGTACAACCGTCGGGCAGCTATATCCATAGCAGAGGCGGAGTTGGCCCGCGCCACACGCAAGCCCAGTTCTTTGTGCGTATTGATGGTGGATATCGACCACTTCAAGCTGGTTAACGATACGTATGGTCATGACGGCGGAGATGAGGTACTGAAGTTTTTCGCGCAGTTGCTCAATCAAACGCTGCGCCAACCGGACCTGGTGGCCCGCTTCGGCGGCGAAGAATTCCTCATCGTGCTCCCCGATACCGATCTGACCGGTGCGCAGACGATGGCTGAGCGTCTGTTGCAAACCTTGCACAATTCAATGCTCGAATATGGCGGAAGGAGTTTTGGTGTCACTTGCAGCATGGGAGTCGCCGCTTGGCGAGGCCCGGAGGAAAACTTTTCGACCCTGCTGGTGCGTGCAGATCTGCTGCTTTATCAAGCCAAGCAACAAGGCCGCGATCGCTACGTGAGTGAGTACTGTCGTACTCCCTCGTTGCATACGCACGTCTGA
- a CDS encoding response regulator: MPYNNILTADELVAINTVFQEAALEPQKILIVEDDPCTREMLTEILQVNGLLCLQARSAVEAMRALSNDNSVELIITDLRMYPHDGLQLIRMIRESEWADLPILIISGDAGVRDAIEAMRLNVVDFLLKPINPDELISLVHLELGFRPENLP; encoded by the coding sequence ATGCCTTATAACAATATTCTGACTGCCGACGAACTCGTGGCCATCAATACCGTGTTCCAAGAGGCTGCGCTGGAACCTCAAAAAATCCTGATAGTCGAGGACGACCCATGCACACGCGAGATGTTGACTGAGATTCTTCAAGTCAATGGCCTTTTGTGCCTGCAGGCTAGAAGTGCAGTTGAAGCCATGCGTGCATTGAGTAACGACAACTCGGTTGAATTGATCATTACGGATTTACGCATGTATCCGCACGATGGTCTGCAATTGATTCGAATGATCCGTGAGTCTGAGTGGGCTGACCTGCCCATTTTGATCATCTCTGGAGATGCCGGTGTTCGAGACGCTATCGAGGCCATGCGCTTGAATGTCGTCGACTTTCTGCTCAAGCCGATCAATCCAGACGAACTGATCTCCTTGGTTCACCTTGAACTTGGTTTCAGGCCTGAAAATCTTCCTTAG
- a CDS encoding ABC transporter transmembrane domain-containing protein: MYSSTPKPTVRVGDDNSRFHRLDIAAVSFVIHLLALALPLALLQIYDRILPSQSYGTAVFLVVGVGVAIMLEAILRYGRTALFAHIAAQYESETTTRIFDRLLKADINVVEGMGTASVIDGIRSVAQVRDHWSGNATVALYEVPFIAVYIGLVAYIGGWLAFIPLVLFAVTLGMTLLVKTATERTLGRVEAADSRRRNLLWASFAGLTEVKSRGAEPGLSRNYAAMNAHYMEASARLEMLVAWVRENATLLGQLSTVLIVIFGAIDVMKGELSTGGLTACTLLAGRSIGPAMLGLGYLARLAQARDAQAKVHHLLELPVGDAVLYPQTHEQTRTSLIVTQGCIELLRENNPELTINIASGELVHLDACDAALASKLLALVAGTGRQQGLEVRLDGHSVREYSAASLRHSVSLVPRHPALVAGSILNNLTLFDPRYNERARDYADALGLLPFLGRLRSGALTQIGALGAEQFDEGVYQRIALIRALVREPKILLLDHAGSGLDLDGQKRLAELLQNMAGRPTVLVASNKPIMIGACDRSIHIGRSHQHAG; this comes from the coding sequence TTGTACAGCTCAACCCCGAAACCCACCGTGCGGGTCGGCGACGATAATTCTCGCTTTCATCGACTGGACATAGCAGCAGTCTCATTTGTGATTCATCTGCTGGCCCTGGCCTTACCTTTGGCATTGCTGCAGATATACGACCGCATTTTGCCAAGCCAGTCCTACGGCACGGCGGTGTTCCTGGTGGTCGGTGTCGGTGTCGCCATCATGCTCGAGGCCATCCTGCGTTACGGCCGCACTGCGTTGTTTGCGCACATCGCCGCGCAATACGAAAGCGAAACAACCACGCGTATTTTCGACCGGCTGCTGAAGGCGGATATCAATGTCGTAGAGGGCATGGGTACCGCCAGTGTGATCGACGGCATTCGTTCGGTGGCGCAGGTGCGCGATCATTGGTCCGGCAATGCCACGGTGGCGCTTTACGAGGTGCCGTTCATCGCCGTTTACATCGGTCTGGTGGCTTACATCGGTGGCTGGCTGGCTTTTATTCCGCTGGTGTTGTTCGCGGTCACCCTAGGCATGACGCTGCTGGTCAAGACAGCCACCGAGCGGACCTTGGGCCGCGTCGAGGCAGCCGATAGCCGCCGCCGTAACTTGTTGTGGGCGTCCTTTGCCGGTCTGACCGAGGTCAAATCGCGCGGAGCCGAGCCCGGTCTCAGCCGCAACTACGCCGCAATGAATGCACACTACATGGAAGCGTCGGCGCGCCTGGAAATGCTTGTCGCCTGGGTTCGCGAGAACGCTACGCTGTTGGGCCAGTTGTCCACAGTACTCATTGTGATCTTTGGTGCGATTGACGTGATGAAGGGCGAACTGAGCACTGGCGGACTTACCGCTTGTACATTGCTCGCCGGTCGCTCCATTGGGCCGGCAATGCTCGGATTAGGTTACCTGGCGCGTTTGGCGCAGGCACGGGATGCACAGGCGAAAGTCCATCACCTGCTTGAGTTGCCGGTCGGCGATGCGGTGCTGTATCCGCAGACGCATGAGCAGACCCGGACATCGCTCATCGTCACCCAAGGCTGTATTGAGCTGCTCAGGGAGAACAACCCCGAGCTAACCATCAACATTGCCTCCGGCGAACTGGTTCATCTGGATGCCTGCGATGCGGCACTGGCGTCAAAACTGCTGGCGCTGGTGGCCGGTACCGGGCGGCAGCAGGGGCTGGAAGTGCGCCTGGACGGTCATTCGGTGCGTGAATATTCGGCCGCCAGCCTGCGCCATAGCGTGAGCCTGGTACCGCGTCATCCGGCTTTGGTGGCAGGTTCGATACTCAACAACCTGACCCTTTTCGACCCTCGGTACAACGAGCGGGCGCGCGATTATGCGGACGCATTAGGCCTGCTGCCATTTCTCGGCCGTTTGCGCAGTGGCGCGTTGACGCAAATAGGTGCCCTGGGCGCTGAACAGTTCGATGAAGGGGTTTACCAGCGCATCGCGCTGATTCGGGCGTTGGTGCGCGAGCCCAAGATCTTACTGCTGGATCATGCTGGCAGCGGCCTTGATCTGGACGGGCAAAAACGCCTTGCCGAGTTGCTGCAAAACATGGCCGGACGCCCCACGGTGCTGGTGGCCAGTAACAAGCCGATCATGATTGGCGCGTGCGATCGCAGCATCCACATTGGCAGGAGTCATCAACATGCAGGCTGA
- a CDS encoding ATP-binding cassette domain-containing protein encodes MQAENISSDRSQSDSRLQVFWSERARMQRIATLLGEARLGASAIARCLPALLVTLDWFGAPRNLVPSLPPQGAGFTVEDLRTLLVDIGFRSDYLPHGNRDNLMESLPVGTLALTDEHCMLYLGRLESNDWWHDGVSPVEGWQPSSGTEFLMIQRKAGFIPLDAPQPDWFARLMAKARRELVGIGLISLVTNLLALSVSLFTMTVYNSVIPSGATGTLTTLGLGAIIAIISGWGLRLGRASLLARMGAWAGASIGTAAFRKTLGLPLEYSSRLGLNNNLNRMRSLEGVRQYLSGAGGVALVDYPFVLVFIVVIALLGGWIVFVPIIGLLLFLLAAWLVQPYVQRKAVHASRVGNRLLEEYSSGIQRLRSLQGISGNHHWLRRMRDMSSQAAKANRDLALAQALVQSIGQALGMFTVLGTMAAGIALVLAQGMTAGGLIATMMLVWHVTTPAQQFFFLSLRMSQIRESRLQLERLMQSAGEAQHPQMYSPIEPLAPRIAVDHLYYRYTAEQEPALNGISFELQPGQRVVVVGPNGAGKSTLLQCLSGVRLPQSGRVVLDGRDIRQFDPADYRVWVGFHAQTLQNLPLSVRDFLQLSHPSACDERIVACFSRVAGETWWSLLGCTTEEEALSLQLDPWREDPDALRIRHVVGMVEAVLDDPPLLLLDDPLRDGDPVLDGMFKRLLDNLRGISTVVIATHRADLIETADQIVILDQGKLIHIGPVALQSPKAAAQDSLKGPIHA; translated from the coding sequence ATGCAGGCTGAAAATATCAGTTCCGACCGGTCGCAAAGCGACAGCAGACTGCAGGTGTTCTGGAGTGAACGCGCGCGCATGCAGCGTATCGCCACACTGCTGGGCGAGGCGCGTCTCGGCGCCTCGGCGATCGCCCGCTGCCTGCCCGCACTGCTGGTGACGCTGGACTGGTTCGGTGCGCCGCGCAATCTGGTGCCCAGCCTTCCGCCTCAAGGCGCCGGTTTTACCGTAGAAGACTTGCGCACACTGTTGGTGGACATCGGATTCCGCTCTGATTACTTACCCCATGGCAACCGCGACAACCTGATGGAAAGCCTGCCGGTCGGCACCCTGGCACTCACCGATGAGCATTGCATGCTCTATCTCGGGCGCCTTGAGAGCAATGACTGGTGGCATGACGGAGTCAGCCCGGTCGAAGGCTGGCAGCCGTCGAGTGGCACCGAGTTTCTGATGATCCAGCGCAAAGCCGGGTTCATCCCCCTCGACGCTCCCCAGCCCGACTGGTTTGCGCGGCTGATGGCGAAGGCCCGGCGCGAGCTGGTCGGGATTGGGCTTATCAGCCTGGTCACCAACCTCCTGGCATTGTCGGTGTCGTTGTTCACCATGACTGTCTACAACTCAGTGATCCCCAGTGGCGCCACTGGCACGCTGACCACTCTGGGATTGGGGGCGATCATCGCCATCATCAGTGGTTGGGGGCTGCGCCTCGGGCGCGCTTCACTGCTTGCGCGCATGGGTGCATGGGCCGGCGCAAGCATTGGTACCGCGGCGTTTCGCAAAACTCTCGGCCTGCCGTTGGAATACTCATCGCGGCTGGGCCTGAACAACAACCTCAACCGCATGCGCTCGCTGGAAGGCGTGCGTCAGTACCTTAGCGGTGCCGGCGGTGTGGCGCTGGTCGACTATCCGTTCGTGTTGGTGTTCATCGTGGTAATCGCGTTGCTTGGCGGATGGATCGTTTTCGTGCCAATCATCGGGCTGCTGCTGTTCTTGCTCGCTGCCTGGTTAGTACAGCCCTATGTACAGCGCAAAGCCGTTCACGCAAGCCGCGTTGGCAATCGACTGCTGGAGGAATACTCCAGCGGTATCCAGCGACTTCGCTCCCTTCAGGGCATCAGTGGCAACCACCACTGGTTGCGGCGCATGCGCGATATGTCCAGCCAGGCGGCAAAGGCCAATCGTGATCTGGCCCTGGCCCAGGCGCTGGTGCAGAGCATCGGCCAGGCGCTGGGCATGTTCACTGTGCTTGGCACCATGGCCGCCGGCATCGCGCTGGTCCTGGCTCAAGGTATGACGGCGGGCGGGCTGATCGCCACGATGATGCTGGTCTGGCACGTTACCACCCCGGCCCAGCAATTCTTTTTCCTCAGCCTGCGCATGAGCCAGATCAGAGAATCGCGCCTGCAACTGGAGCGGCTGATGCAGTCCGCTGGCGAGGCGCAACACCCGCAAATGTATTCGCCGATCGAACCGCTGGCGCCTCGTATCGCCGTGGACCATTTGTACTATCGCTATACCGCCGAGCAGGAACCTGCACTCAACGGCATCAGTTTTGAGTTGCAGCCGGGCCAGCGTGTGGTGGTGGTCGGGCCCAACGGCGCCGGCAAAAGCACTCTGTTGCAGTGCCTGTCCGGCGTGCGCCTGCCACAGAGTGGCCGCGTGGTGCTCGATGGGCGGGACATCCGCCAGTTCGATCCAGCGGATTACCGCGTCTGGGTCGGCTTTCATGCGCAGACCCTGCAGAACCTCCCGTTATCGGTGCGTGATTTCCTCCAGCTGTCCCATCCGTCTGCCTGTGACGAGCGCATCGTTGCCTGTTTCTCCCGTGTAGCGGGCGAAACCTGGTGGAGTTTGCTCGGCTGCACGACTGAGGAAGAGGCGCTGAGCCTGCAGCTCGATCCTTGGCGCGAAGACCCCGACGCCCTGCGCATACGTCACGTGGTGGGAATGGTCGAAGCCGTACTGGACGATCCACCCTTGCTTTTGCTGGATGACCCGTTGCGCGACGGCGATCCGGTACTGGACGGCATGTTCAAGCGCCTGCTCGACAACCTGCGTGGCATCAGCACCGTGGTGATTGCTACTCACCGTGCGGACCTGATCGAAACCGCAGACCAGATCGTGATTCTCGATCAGGGCAAATTGATTCATATCGGGCCAGTCGCCCTTCAGAGCCCGAAAGCGGCGGCGCAGGACAGTTTAAAAGGACCGATTCATGCTTAA
- a CDS encoding HlyD family type I secretion periplasmic adaptor subunit: MLKIDPLPKIITITGADDRASANIANLLNDGRSSRQLRRMLLAIVALVVLFLLWTLIAQVDELAKARGEVQPVSRIQLVQSKEGGILTELLVEANEHVKAGQVIARFATTDVQKDLDQVGVRRSALQIDLELWGAVIETRQPIFSAFADQPVLVADAIKRYLNELALNSSLADSKRTVFEQQKAALTGAQGELPAMRNQLNLALGVQARYQDGFARGAISAVRMAEAQEHAAEVERNLAQLQSRIAELQKTIAVAQAALQQVLDEVNQKAGARRSELIEKIKELDAEIVALKDRHKRTDVVAPVAGFIKQLPDTRAGAVIAPGGTVAELVPSEGGVVMEVLVSPRDIGFVRIGQNTLVKVDAFDFSRFGSVPGKVKRISPSAFRQEQTGATYYKVDIQLDKAFVGTDADRQLIPGMTGEADIVTGRKSVFQYLAKPVFLGADMAFHER; encoded by the coding sequence ATGCTTAAGATCGACCCACTTCCAAAAATCATTACCATCACTGGGGCCGACGACCGTGCCAGCGCCAATATTGCCAACTTGCTTAACGATGGCCGCAGTTCGCGGCAATTGCGACGCATGCTGTTGGCCATTGTTGCCCTTGTGGTGCTGTTCCTGCTCTGGACGCTGATCGCTCAGGTTGATGAGCTGGCCAAGGCGCGTGGAGAGGTTCAGCCGGTGTCGCGTATTCAGCTCGTGCAGTCGAAGGAGGGCGGCATCCTCACTGAACTGCTGGTCGAGGCGAACGAACATGTCAAGGCGGGGCAGGTCATCGCCCGGTTTGCCACGACCGATGTGCAGAAAGATCTCGATCAGGTCGGTGTGCGGCGCTCCGCCCTGCAGATCGATCTCGAACTGTGGGGAGCTGTCATCGAGACACGTCAGCCGATTTTTTCCGCTTTCGCCGATCAGCCGGTTCTGGTGGCGGATGCGATCAAGCGTTACCTCAATGAGCTGGCCCTTAACTCTTCACTCGCCGATTCCAAGCGTACCGTCTTCGAACAACAGAAGGCGGCGCTTACCGGTGCACAGGGCGAATTGCCTGCGATGCGCAATCAATTGAACCTGGCCCTTGGCGTCCAGGCCCGCTACCAGGACGGCTTCGCCAGGGGGGCTATTTCTGCTGTGCGCATGGCCGAGGCGCAGGAGCATGCGGCGGAGGTCGAACGCAACCTGGCCCAGTTGCAATCGCGTATCGCCGAACTGCAAAAGACCATCGCCGTGGCCCAGGCGGCGCTGCAGCAGGTGCTGGACGAGGTCAATCAGAAGGCTGGGGCCAGGCGCAGCGAGCTGATCGAGAAAATTAAAGAGCTGGATGCCGAGATAGTTGCCCTCAAAGATCGCCATAAGCGCACCGACGTTGTGGCGCCAGTGGCCGGTTTTATCAAGCAACTGCCCGATACCCGCGCTGGCGCGGTGATTGCACCTGGCGGTACGGTGGCGGAGCTGGTGCCTAGCGAAGGCGGCGTGGTGATGGAAGTACTGGTCTCGCCACGCGATATCGGGTTCGTACGGATCGGGCAAAACACACTGGTCAAGGTCGATGCCTTCGACTTCAGCCGCTTCGGTTCAGTGCCGGGCAAGGTCAAACGCATCTCGCCATCGGCGTTTCGTCAGGAGCAAACCGGCGCGACTTATTACAAGGTTGATATCCAGCTCGACAAGGCCTTCGTCGGGACCGACGCGGACCGCCAACTGATCCCGGGCATGACCGGTGAGGCGGATATCGTCACTGGCCGCAAGTCGGTGTTCCAGTATCTGGCCAAACCCGTTTTCCTCGGTGCCGATATGGCATTCCACGAACGCTAG